The Zingiber officinale cultivar Zhangliang chromosome 2A, Zo_v1.1, whole genome shotgun sequence genomic sequence GGCTGCATCTACTGTTTCCCTAAATTTAACTGCGCTCTACATTCCAGCAATTGATTCAATCTATATTACTCTCTACGCATGTGAATTGAGGAAAAAAATGTTTTACATAACCCCCATTCTCTAGCGCAACTGCGCAAGTGAATTGAGAGGGAAAAAAAAGTGTTTTACATAACCCCGATTCATCTGTGATACATCTGAGAGATTTACCCAGGTCCCAAGAATGGTTGAATCATGTATACATTAGACTATGTCTGCTAGCAGATACATGGATCTTGCTGATCCTGGCCACATATAATCGATGAGCAGATCAAACATAAGTCCGTGTTGTGATTTAGATTAGATCATTGAATTTGATGCGTGACTCGCCTCCTTTTTAATGTGATGAGTTTCAAGTGCAATAAATGAATTTgtattgttttttttattattcatctTGCTGCATCTCCTTGTGGTTCCTCTCTTAAACCAATTGCTTAAAAGATGTTATCTGAATGGTTCTAAATCGGCTTACTAACTTGGATATTCTTAGTATAGTTGCTTCATTCCCGCCATTCCATGTTGCCTACAATTCActcttcctaatttattttcttttgtttgcacACATCTCATAGATTCAGCAAATTGTTTAACTGCTTCTGTTGCTTACATCTATATGTTAGAAATCTATTTAGAAAAGTCTAGCAGGAGATGATTTTTAATTCATCCAACATACAAAAGAAGACACTacctattcaaaaaaaaaaaaaaaaaaaaattgtaaaattggGTAAAGAAAAGTGGAGAGTTTAGAAGTTATCTGGTTGAGGTGCTGATATACCAACTCTATTCTTTAAGAAAATATTGCTTTCTACAGGTATAAATGGTGTGATAATTTTCTCCCTAGATTCGACAACTAATTTGTCTTGtataggtgcactccaaaatgcAAGGTAGAGGTAAAGATGAGATATTTGTAGAAAAAGAACATTAACTATCTTAAACACTGCAAGCCTCCTTTATATCATGTGGAGGAGACTGGACTGATCTAAAGTTGTCATTGGTGGATAGAATTGATCCATTTTGATTGCTTCATTCAAATCCATCCAAGGTCATTAGATCTGTGTGAATAAATATCTATACCTTTAATTTTCCCAATAAATAATTGTTCacacaaaaagaaaattttaagaatctttttttcagatttaatatatatatttgtgtgaaaattttaataatttttcagattatatatatatatatatatatatatatatatatattggaatAATTTTTTTAGTAACATAAAATTTATAGCACTACCCTTGTTCAggaatgacatgaaacaaatAAATTAGCTTATCTAAGACAGTAGGAAATTAGCAACATACTTGAGTCAAGTAGCCGTGAGTTTCTTAGGCTTTGATTCTCTGTTTGTGCTTTGTTCTGATGTGATAATTCTTTGTTCACCATCCATGTATTTTTATGTTCATATAAATGGTTTTCCTAAACTTATGGATTTCATACAGTAAAAAATTGTCTTGGAAAAAGAGAGTAAAAGATGTGAATACTGAGATGTTGATGGTTTGAATTTATAGGGGGAGCCAAGCTTTCATTTGTTTGGTTTTATTATGTGTATTAGTGCCACTGCTGCTAGGGCACTTAAGTCAGTGCTGCAGGGAATACTGATGTCCTCTGAAGGGTGAGTTATAATCACTtgtaaatttagaaaaaaaaaaaagaagagaaatatattttctatcttcTTATCGACATCCTTGATGTTCAGGGAGAAGTTGAACTCCATGAATCTCCTTTTATATATGGCTCCAATAGCAGTTGTTTTGCTACTTCCTGCAACAATTATAATGGAGAAAAATGTGGTGGGCATTACATTGGCACTTGCTAGAAAAGACTTCAACATTATATGGTACCTGCTGTTTAATTCTTCTATGGCCTACTTTGTGAATTTGACCAATTTTCTGGTCACTAAGCATACCAGTGCTTTGACACTCCAGGTACGCTTTGTTGGAATATCGCTCCTGGCACTTTATTTCTTATCTTTGTTTCATGAAAGtgcatatttttttataaaaaaaatgcattACTTGTGGAAAGATATGGAATCCTTGCAAGCTATTTGgttattgaaataaatttttagattttgGAAATTTTGAATGTCTACTCTATTAGATGAACCAAGCGAACCAAGGATTAATTGAATTGATCTGACTAACCAGGTTGAAATATAacaaagagtttttttaaaaaaatattttaactcttGATTTCCTAAAACaaaatcatttcattttttttaaaaatttccctaACCCATGAAATCCCTAACAAAATGTGTTCATATGTGCATATTTTCTTGTCCCCCTCCCAAGTACTTGTATGACAATATGAGTGTTTCTTTTACTGGTAACCCGGTGCACAATATGAGTGTTTCTTTTACTGGTAACCCGGTGCACGAAACTCCTGCCATACGGATCCCTGGGaagaatccattgtacgcagtcttaccctgcttttatttttctattttgttGTTTATGAAAATTTCTAGCCAACTTGTTTATTAGACACATTAACAGACCTTGTATAACAATTGGTTGTGAATTGTCAGTGCAATGAATTTACAAACAATTTTTTTCACGCTCGAGTtcattctttttgtttttttttaaaaaaattattattcataCATGGATTTTGTGTACAGTAGCATTACATTTCTCAAAATTTCGAAAGTGGCTTTCGCCATTAGTTCTAGCAAAATTAGCTCACATCTGCGCAGTGGAATCTGAATCTCTATCCACATAACAATAATCCTTGACACAACATGATAGGCAAGGATTTGCTATCAAATTATGTAATTACCAAGCCATTTAGCGATGTTAGAGGTTCTACATGGATCTGAGTTACTTGCCTCGAACTCATGCTTCGTGAGTTCCATAACACTCCCTGTTCATTGTTTTGTTGTAGGTTCTGGGAAACGCAAAAGGAGCTGTGGCAGTGGTTATCTCAATCTTAATATTCAGGAACCCAGTTTCCTTCACAGGAATGGCTGGGTACACACTTACCATCATCGGTGTAATCCTCTACAGCGAGTCTAAGAAGCGTAACAAGGGAGGCTAATTCAAGGAGAACCACCAGTAAACTCTTCTACCTCCCTAATCGTTATTCCTTCGTCAAACGCACCCTTTAATTTTACAAAATCACATAGATGCACTCCCCCTCTCTTCCATTTGGATGCTGAATAGTGCTGTAGATGGGAGCTATTTGTTGTACCATGCCTCACTTTCATTAGTTAGAATGCATTCTGGGCCTTTATCATATCAATGGCTATAGACAAATAGGTTCAGTAGTTTGAGTTCTTACATTCTTTGTGACAGTATTTGTTCCATCTATAAATTCAGACGAACATCATTTTGTCGATACAAATCACCATTTTTTCCTTTCAGTAGTTTGAGTTCTTTCATTTGAATCTTTGAGTTCGATAACTCAGCTAGTCCAATCTGTTTTTATTTTGTATAATTTTGAACATGCTAGCACTTAATTTTATCTCCAGTCTAAATGTTCTTAAATTATGCAAATTctcttaaaatactttttaaatcaTAGGAAATTCTAATTAGTGTTCACGTTACAgcaattattttttatgaattaagACTGCCTGAATAAGGAGGAGCAAtttcgataaaaaaaaataaagggtgACACACtattttaataattatgaaaAAGGACTCTTTTAATTATTCTAATAAAAATGGGTAATCTTTGGATATAATATAAATTTGGATGAAATTGAAAGAGTGATATTGCCCACTTGAGAGTTGACCCTATATGTCGTCTATTCTCTCGTCTTGTCACTGCCAAACTACAAACATTAACAAAGTGATGGAACTTTACTAATCACATCAATTAACTACTAATTGGATCATTCTTGACTTTCATAAGcattaataaataaatcaaatcccTTTCCACCCTAAACTATTTGATGGTTAGTTATAAATTAATTTCATGATTTATCGTATAACTTATGAATAGAATGTGAGAGAGCGAATGATATCATTTTTGTTACAATAAATAAATTGAACTTTGCTAATCATGTCAATTAACTACTAATTAGATGGTTCTCCACCTTCGTAAACATTAATAAATTGATTGTGGCATGATGCGATAGTAAATGACAGAGCGGTATATCCATGCAACGAGAATTCGATTCTTGAGCGTATCAAACACCTGTAATGTTTGTCATGATCCATTTGCACTTCTCAAATTTACCTAATGGTCAATTTGTGGGGTTTAACCATCAACTTTCGGGATTAATTAGATTGCAAGAGTTGATACTtgagttaataaaaaaaaaatgatcggATTTCACTAATCAATTTTACTGGAGTAAAAAAGCACATCCTAGGCGACCCAATATCACCGGCCTCTAACTAGATACAAATAGATAAATTACAgaggacattgttatcttaatatAGTGATCTTTTGCATAGAGAAGATCAAATATTTAATAAAACATTTTGTATAATTGTAATATTGTATCTATTGAAAATTAACCCTAACATCTATTAAACCAACCCCTCACCAACTCTGTCAACCCGCCACTAATCAAGTCTATTAACCACTTATTAGATCGTTATCCACCTTCATTAGCGTCCATATCaagctaaaaaaaaaacatgtttcgTCGTTTATTCAGCTTTTCTCTTCCCTAGGAAAATTTCCACAGACCATGACAAACGCTTGTTCCACGGCCCCCGCGCGCAGAGCCAGTGGCCGTTGTGGACACGCAGCCCCTATCTACCGTCCAATCCGCGATGGCGTCCATCTTGACCGTCCGTGCATCTTCCTCCCTCTTTCCTTCCCCCCCCTCTCTTTCCTCGCAATTATTCCCTCCTCCCTTTCCTCTCCCTCTGCTATAAATTCAGCCAGAAGGCTACTCGAACCTGATCGAAATCGAAAAGGGTtgcctcttgttcttcttcttcctacggATCAGAGATGGACGGAGCTCCGGCGAACGATTTCCCGGTCACGGTGGCGCATGGCGGGCGGTACTTGCAGTACAACATCTTCGGCAACTTGTTCGAGGTCACGGCGAAGTATCGGCCTCCGATCATGCCCATCGGGAGGGGTGCCTACGGGATCGTCTGGTAATCGCTCGATCGAAGGCCTAATCGATCGATCTTGGTTTCTGATTTCTCTTTCGATCGATTCGATcggttgacttttttttttttttttgggatagTTTGGGGGTGATTTACTGTTTTTGGATCTCGTAGCTCGGTGATGAACACGGAGACGAGGGACATGGTGGCGATCAAGAAGATCGCGAACGCGTTCGACAACCACATGGACGCGAAGCGGACGTTGAGGGAGATCAAGCTCCTTCGCCACTTGGATCATGAGAATGTAAGAACAGTCGCTGTTTTGCGATTTCGGTAATTTGCCGGAAATTTTGAACTAAAAGCTTTGCTATTGATTGATTGGTAGATCGTTGGAATAAGGGACGTGATTCCGCCTCCGATGCCTCAAACCTTCAACGACGTGTACGTCGCCACCGAGCTCATGGACACCGACCTCCACCACATTATCCGCTCCAACCAAGAGCTCTCCGAGGAGCACTCCCAAGTAAAATTTCACTCTATGTCCCTTTCATCCTCCTCCTCACATTAATCTTCAACTCTTGAGTCAAAAAAccttctttatttcttcttttccaGTACTTTTTGTACCAAATACTTCGAGGATTGAAGTACATACACTCGGCCAAAGTGATTCACAGAGACCTGAAGCCGAGCAATCTGCTGCTGAACGCAAATTGCGACCTCAAGATATGCGATTTTGGGCTTGCTCGGCCGGCGTCAGAGAACGATATCATGACAGAATACGTGGTGACGAGGTGGTACCGGGCCCCCGAGTTGCTGCTGAACTCATCGGATTACACTGCGGCCATCGATTTATGGTCGGTGGGTTGCATCTTTATGGAATTGATGAACAGGCAGGCGCTCTTCCCAGGTAGAGACCATATGAACCAGATGCGTCTAATCACAGAGGTAATCATCAAGATTAGGCATTTTTAATACACATTTTGATGCAAGAACCAACTAAAGTTTATAGAATCTAGAACTTGTCAAGATGGAAGTAGAAATTAAACCAGGGCTTCTATTCGAGTAGTGTTGTGAAGCCACTGATTTATCTGTTTTCAGCTTATTGGCACTCCCACAGAACCTGAGCTTGACTTCCTCCGGAATGAGGATGCAAGAAGGTACATGAAGCACCTGCCTCAGTTTCCTCCCAAGTCATTTGCAAGTATGTTTCCACATATCAATCCGGTTGCCATCGATCTCATTGAAAGAATGCTGACATTTGATCCAAACAAGAGGATTACAGGTACCTGTTCTTTCATGATTGTGCACTGTTAAATTTGACGTTTAGGATTTAACTTTTAGAACTAATTGGGTTATGATACAAGTTCCTCATTTCCTTTCCATGATGGAGTGTGCTAAGTAGGGCAAGACAACCTAGAAGTTATGTTATTGTCAAGTGATAAGAACTATATTAAGGAAGTCAAATTAGTGTTCGTTTGATTAAATGAATCAAATGATCATGTCTAAATTTCTAGATTTTCTTATTTATGTCAATGTTCACACAAACAATTTCTTCACCTAGAAATAATCAAGAGTTCTAATCATACCTCCAGCAAACCACATTTCAGGCCAAGTTGTATCTGACTCAACCAAATCACCTAAACCTCAGTTGAACCCTTTTCCTGTTTAGGCGAATCAGATTCCCAGTCTTTTCCATCTTGACTGAACTCCAACCACCCCGTTTCTCGTCTGGTTAATCCCTTATAACTAAAACCTGCATTAGGTTCAAGGATCTAGCAGTTTATCTCTCTGTTGGGATTTCGTCCATAAAACATTAGCAAGGTCTATCGAAATCCCATAACCATGTGGTTAATCAAGattatactttaaaataagaGGACCAGGATTTCTTAGGGTTTCGAACCAGAAGACTGTCTAACTCCGAACTCTAGGATTAGTCGAACAAAACTCAGACACCTAGGAAACGGGCTACAAAGCACTTAATGAAACACATTTGACACTTGAATCAGTCCAAAAAACGTGTGCTTAATTATGTTTTGCAACTGTGCATGGTCTTGTGCAGTGGAAGAAGCATTGGCTCATCCATACCTTGAGAGGCTTCATGACATAGCAGACGAACCCATTTGCACGGAACCCTTCTCCTTTGATTTTGAACAGCAAGCCCTCACAGAGGACCAGATGAAGGAGCTCATTTTTAGAGAAGCTTTAGCATTTAATCCAGACTACAGTTTTTAATGtcaataataacaattaaaaaaaaCCATCTCTCTATAGATATATAGTGTGCCCATTATCCCCACCCCCCGTGTAAATATTAGAAATCATGTCatgttttttaattattttttttgggtAATTGATGGAGTGTTGCTTGGATGTATTTGTGTGGATTTTTGGTAGAAAAGATGGAGTCATTataagtcagaattcaagaataaagaaaTTTTATGTGCTGTCAGATTCATTTTTACCTCATGAAACCAAATTTACAATAAAATGAATGGCTAATTAGGCCCATCTGTCTTAATTTCTGTGTTATATGTTCATTACCTTGCTTAATACTTCATGAGTGTCTGGATAATTGAATTTAGTTATCTTTAATTTGACTGTGTATTTATTGGCTTCAATGATGAGATGAGGACAAATTCACAAAATTAGATTTGCTATTAAATTTAGGAAGATTTTGTCGGTCAGGGACTATAAATGTGTGGACTAGATAGATACACAGAGTAGTCATGACTAATATAATTATCATGTTGTAATAACGACTGTACAGCTATAATATAGTGCAATTTTTATCCTATTTTTTTATGACCACTAGGCACTAGCTTTATTTCTATAAGTGTTGACCAACTAGGGCAGGACTGGAGTTGATTATGAAAATTGAATGATCCACTAGCAAAACATGCTGTTGAGCactataattttgattaaaaaaatattatattaatcaATCGATAAGTGCGAATGTTCGATGCCGCTCCCGGTGCGGTCGGAGTTGGTAAAATCATGATCGTAGATCGTTTGGACAGAAGCACAAATCGATCTTGGTTTATGCAGAATTTTATAGTAAAATCAGAACAGTATTAGTAGGATTGAATAATTGGTGATAAAGATGAATATGCTCGCACTCAGCGTAATAAGATTGATTCATGATATGCAGTCTGATGGATGGAAATTCTAAGagattatgacttttatcttgaTTTAAATCACAGGATTTATAATATATGAAATCGATCTATAGTTAGTTTTTATGTTTACCAATAATCgtccaattttaattaaaaaataacatttaaaatcttttcatagGGTcggaagatttttaattttttaattttaatttttttttatcttttagaaAGTTAGGATTAGAGTTTTGAgactatttaaatatttttatttagttgcttttgagatagtttttttttttttgatatttattGTTTA encodes the following:
- the LOC122043321 gene encoding mitogen-activated protein kinase 5-like, with product MDGAPANDFPVTVAHGGRYLQYNIFGNLFEVTAKYRPPIMPIGRGAYGIVCSVMNTETRDMVAIKKIANAFDNHMDAKRTLREIKLLRHLDHENIVGIRDVIPPPMPQTFNDVYVATELMDTDLHHIIRSNQELSEEHSQYFLYQILRGLKYIHSAKVIHRDLKPSNLLLNANCDLKICDFGLARPASENDIMTEYVVTRWYRAPELLLNSSDYTAAIDLWSVGCIFMELMNRQALFPGRDHMNQMRLITELIGTPTEPELDFLRNEDARRYMKHLPQFPPKSFASMFPHINPVAIDLIERMLTFDPNKRITVEEALAHPYLERLHDIADEPICTEPFSFDFEQQALTEDQMKELIFREALAFNPDYSF